One segment of Accipiter gentilis chromosome 26, bAccGen1.1, whole genome shotgun sequence DNA contains the following:
- the HRH2 gene encoding histamine H2 receptor: MDPCYNYTSSQKRMDFPLQLLVGSCLTILIVITLCGNIIVCLAVTLDRRLRSLTNCFIVSLAITDLLLGLLVLPFSAFYELTKEWPFGSTLCNIYTSLDVMLCTASILNLFMISLDRYFAVTTPLRYSQLVTPSRVTVGLVVIWTVSLMVSFLPIYLGWNTNGTAVQNTVPNCNKECTLEVNPVYGLVDALLTFYIPLVLMCITYYRIFKIAREQAKRINHTWCCSSNTPMPPMVKEHKATVTLAVVLGAFIVCWFPYFTVFTYRGMWGDSRVKGTPMSIVLWLGYANSALNPILYGTLNRDFRVAYQHLLHCWRTGGPRTSHLPPLQKAQSRGRRCRQGQGRQEGKPLKLEMKNGKGILLTEGALKSTGAFP, translated from the exons ATGGATCCGTGTTACAACTATACAAGCTCTCAAAAAAGGATGGACTTCCCCCTGCAGCTGCTGGTCGGGTCctgcctcaccatcctcatcgtGATCACTCTGTGCGGTAACATCATCGTCTGCCTGGCCGTCACCCTTGACCGCCGGCTCCGCAGCTTGACAAACTGCTTCATTGTCTCCTTGGCCATCACTGACCTGCTGCTGGGCCTCCTGGTACTGCCATTCTCCGCCTTCTACGAACTCACCAAAGAGTGGCCCTTTGGCAGCACTTTGTGCAACATCTACACTAGCCTGGACGTCATGCTGTGCACAGCTTCCATCCTCAACCTCTTCATGATCAGCCTGGACCGCTACTTTGCTGTCACGACCCCACTCCGCTACAGCCAGCTCGTCACTCCCTCCAGGGTGACTGTGGGTTTGGTTGTTATTTGGACCGTTTCACTGATGGTCTCCTTCCTACCCATCTACCTGGGCTGGAACACCAACGGGACAGCAGTCCAAAACACAGTCCCTAACTGCAACAAAGAGTGCACGCTGGAGGTGAACCCTGTGTACGGGCTAGTGGATGCTTTGCTCACCTTCTACATCCCTTTGGTCCTCATGTGCATCACCTACTACCGGATTTTCAAGATAGCAAGGGAGCAAGCCAAGAGGATAAACCACACATGGTGCTGCAGCAGCAACACCCCCATGCCACCCATGGTGAAAGAGCACAAAGCCACCGTGACGCTGGCGGTGGTGTTGGGAGCGTTCATCGTGTGCTGGTTCCCCTATTTCACAGTGTTCACGTACCGGGGGATGTGGGGGGACAGCAGGGTGAAAGGCACGCCCATGTCCATTGTCCTCTGGCTGGGCTATGCCAACTCAGCCCTGAACCCCATCCTCTACGGGACACTCAACAGAGATTTCCGCGTGGCATACCAGCACTTGCTGCACTGCTGGAGGACTGGGGGCCCCAGGACCTCCCACCTGCCTCCCCTCCAGAAGGCCCAGTCCAGGGGCaggaggtgcaggcagggccaaggcaggcaggagggcaaaCCCCTGAAACTGGAGATGAAGAACGGGAAGGGGATCTTGCTGACCGAAGGAGCACTCAAAAG CACTGGAGCTTTCCCATGA